From the Paenibacillus sp. FSL H8-0548 genome, one window contains:
- a CDS encoding transglutaminase-like domain-containing protein: MRKLMVLIAAFVLFASINVTTAEASGNSTDNWLNKDKLSAGIVSVEYAANTKVTTKLLIAKGKSNYTYNITAGKKSESFPLQLGNGEYTISLLENTTGNKYKQLKKETVVLNLKDSNVLYLNSIQNIDWTSTSSAVIKAKELTKNKKTDADKVKAIYDYIITNIKYDNKLAESLSVDYLPNIDRTFKAQKDICYGYASLFAGMLRSVGIPTKLLMGDSSYVDVYHAWNQVYLDGKWVTIDTTVDAGYKNSNKKMDLIKDASKYTIAKEY; the protein is encoded by the coding sequence ATGCGTAAACTAATGGTGTTAATTGCAGCATTTGTCCTCTTTGCATCGATTAATGTTACCACTGCAGAGGCAAGCGGAAATAGTACTGATAACTGGCTAAATAAGGACAAGCTTAGCGCTGGGATTGTTTCAGTAGAATATGCAGCGAATACAAAAGTAACAACGAAGCTGCTCATTGCTAAAGGCAAATCGAATTATACCTATAACATTACAGCGGGCAAGAAAAGTGAAAGCTTTCCATTGCAGCTTGGAAATGGTGAATATACAATATCGCTGCTCGAGAATACCACAGGTAATAAATATAAACAGCTAAAGAAAGAAACCGTAGTTTTGAACTTGAAGGATAGTAATGTTCTGTATCTGAACTCGATTCAAAATATTGATTGGACAAGCACAAGCAGCGCAGTCATTAAAGCTAAAGAATTAACGAAGAACAAAAAAACCGATGCAGATAAAGTGAAAGCTATCTACGACTACATCATAACTAACATTAAATATGATAATAAATTGGCTGAGAGCTTATCGGTCGATTACCTACCCAACATCGATCGTACGTTTAAAGCACAAAAAGACATTTGCTACGGATATGCATCATTGTTTGCTGGCATGCTCCGAAGTGTGGGAATCCCGACTAAGCTATTGATGGGCGATTCGAGCTATGTAGATGTTTATCATGCTTGGAATCAGGTTTATCTCGATGGCAAATGGGTTACTATCGATACGACTGTAGATGCTGGATACAAGAACAGCAATAAGAAGATGGATCTAATCAAGGATGCATCGAAGTATACGATCGCTAAGGAATATTAA
- a CDS encoding GNAT family N-acetyltransferase, with protein sequence MKKAIGIEHMGVEHFDESMALSQFAFQFELSPERLERTREQFAQEPAVRYAVYSDQQLAAQATVLELQTYIGGKPFAMGGLAGVATWPEYRRQGFVAQMLIQALKEMRAKGQTISFLHPFAFGFYRKFGWETYTEHKAYTIKLEHLPARTLSEGRIERYTGGYEVLNDIYQVYASRYNGSLVRTELWWEYRIKARKPGQIALYYDKLGEARGYLIYEVTNRRFNVHEFIYLDEYAREALWTFIAQHDSMLEEVTMTVPSDDLLPYQLPNPRIKQEVIPYFMARIVDAEAFIEQYDFTAADVADNIAIELSDEHASWNKGYYILSIDLSGKALLRRIKENVEELDVIKMDIGSLTAMLMGYLRPIQLAQIARIQGDMVCIKRLQDRIPERTTYLPDFF encoded by the coding sequence ATGAAAAAAGCTATAGGTATTGAGCATATGGGTGTCGAACATTTTGATGAAAGCATGGCATTATCGCAGTTTGCTTTTCAATTTGAATTATCTCCTGAACGACTTGAACGAACCAGAGAGCAGTTTGCACAGGAGCCTGCTGTGAGATATGCTGTCTATAGTGATCAACAGCTGGCTGCACAAGCTACAGTGCTGGAGCTGCAAACCTATATCGGTGGCAAGCCATTTGCGATGGGTGGACTTGCTGGGGTCGCTACATGGCCAGAATATAGAAGGCAGGGCTTTGTTGCGCAGATGCTTATTCAAGCATTGAAGGAGATGCGTGCGAAAGGCCAAACGATTTCTTTTCTACATCCCTTTGCATTCGGATTTTATCGAAAGTTTGGATGGGAGACGTATACGGAACATAAAGCTTACACCATAAAACTAGAGCATCTTCCTGCACGTACGTTGTCTGAGGGCCGTATAGAGCGGTATACCGGAGGCTACGAGGTGTTGAATGACATCTATCAGGTTTATGCCTCCAGATACAATGGATCTCTGGTACGAACGGAGCTATGGTGGGAATATCGAATTAAAGCAAGGAAGCCAGGCCAAATTGCTCTATATTATGATAAGCTCGGAGAGGCTCGTGGTTATTTAATATACGAAGTGACAAATAGACGCTTTAACGTACATGAGTTTATTTATTTAGATGAGTATGCAAGAGAGGCGCTATGGACCTTTATTGCTCAGCATGATTCCATGTTAGAGGAAGTAACGATGACGGTGCCGTCCGATGACCTACTTCCATATCAGCTGCCAAATCCAAGAATCAAGCAAGAAGTAATCCCTTATTTTATGGCGCGTATCGTTGATGCTGAGGCATTCATTGAACAGTATGATTTTACAGCAGCTGATGTAGCAGACAATATTGCAATTGAGCTTTCCGATGAGCATGCTTCGTGGAATAAAGGGTACTATATCCTAAGTATAGATCTATCTGGAAAGGCCTTATTACGTAGAATAAAGGAAAATGTAGAGGAACTTGATGTAATAAAAATGGATATCGGGTCACTTACAGCGATGCTGATGGGCTATCTGCGACCGATACAATTAGCGCAAATTGCACGTATTCAAGGTGATATGGTATGTATTAAACGCTTACAAGATCGTATTCCCGAACGAACAACGTATTTGCCTGACTTTTTCTAA
- the guaB gene encoding IMP dehydrogenase, with protein MWETKFAKEGLTFDDVLLIPRKSEVLPREVDISIRLSEKIKLNIPLISAGMDTVTESALAIAIAREGGIGIIHKNMSITQQAEEVDRVKRSESGVITNPFSLTPDHHVYDAEELMGKYRISGVPIVDQDKKLVGILTNRDLRFVHDYSIKIHDVMTRENLVTAPVGTTLLEAEVLLQKHKIEKLPLIDESNTLKGLITIKDIEKAIQFPNAAKDTHGRLLCGAAVGISKDTADRAEALVQSGIDVLVVDSAHGHHINILNTVRKLRAAYPDLTIIAGNVATGEATRDLIEAGASVVKVGIGPGSICTTRVIAGIGVPQITAIYDCASVAREYNIPVIADGGIKYSGDITKAIASGASAIMIGSLFAGTAESPGETEIFQGRSFKVYRGMGSLGAMKEGSKDRYFQENENKLVPEGIEGRVPYKGPLADTVHQLLGGLRSGMGYCGTSSLDELKNDTQFVRITGSGLRESHPHDVQITKEAPNYSL; from the coding sequence GTGTGGGAAACGAAATTCGCCAAAGAAGGGCTAACGTTTGACGACGTCCTGCTTATTCCGCGTAAATCAGAAGTGCTACCTAGGGAAGTTGACATCTCGATTCGATTAAGCGAGAAAATTAAGCTAAATATTCCACTTATTAGCGCAGGCATGGACACCGTTACAGAATCCGCATTGGCGATTGCAATAGCGCGTGAAGGTGGTATTGGCATTATTCACAAGAATATGTCGATTACACAGCAAGCGGAGGAAGTAGACCGTGTAAAACGTTCGGAGAGCGGTGTTATTACTAATCCTTTTTCGCTTACACCTGATCATCATGTTTATGACGCAGAAGAGCTTATGGGCAAATATCGTATCTCCGGTGTACCGATTGTTGATCAAGACAAGAAGCTTGTCGGTATTTTAACAAACCGCGACTTGCGTTTCGTACATGATTATTCCATTAAGATTCATGATGTTATGACTCGTGAAAATCTTGTAACGGCGCCTGTCGGCACAACGCTGTTAGAGGCTGAAGTGCTGCTTCAAAAGCATAAAATTGAGAAGCTGCCACTCATTGATGAGTCCAATACACTTAAAGGTCTTATAACTATTAAAGATATTGAGAAAGCTATTCAATTCCCTAACGCAGCGAAGGATACTCACGGACGTCTGCTTTGCGGAGCAGCGGTTGGTATTTCTAAGGATACGGCTGATCGTGCAGAAGCTTTGGTGCAATCGGGTATTGATGTTCTAGTGGTGGATTCGGCACATGGTCACCACATTAACATTCTTAACACGGTTCGCAAGCTGCGCGCTGCTTATCCAGACCTAACTATTATTGCAGGCAATGTCGCTACAGGGGAAGCTACACGCGATCTTATTGAGGCGGGTGCATCGGTTGTTAAAGTAGGAATCGGACCTGGATCGATCTGTACGACTCGTGTTATTGCGGGTATCGGTGTTCCACAAATTACTGCGATATACGATTGTGCCAGCGTTGCGCGGGAATACAATATTCCGGTTATTGCTGACGGCGGCATTAAGTACTCCGGTGATATTACGAAAGCAATTGCATCTGGAGCAAGCGCGATTATGATCGGAAGCTTGTTTGCAGGTACAGCCGAAAGCCCTGGTGAAACAGAGATTTTCCAAGGCCGCAGCTTTAAAGTGTACCGCGGCATGGGTTCACTTGGTGCGATGAAGGAAGGAAGCAAGGATCGTTACTTCCAAGAAAATGAGAACAAGCTCGTTCCTGAAGGCATTGAGGGCCGTGTTCCTTACAAAGGGCCTCTTGCTGATACCGTTCATCAACTGCTGGGCGGCTTGCGCTCAGGTATGGGGTATTGCGGTACTTCCTCTCTGGATGAGCTTAAGAACGATACACAATTTGTTCGGATTACGGGATCGGGTCTTCGTGAGAGCCATCCGCACGATGTGCAAATCACGAAAGAAGCTCCTAACTACTCTCTATAA